One window of Chloroflexota bacterium genomic DNA carries:
- the tilS gene encoding tRNA lysidine(34) synthetase TilS has translation MPPSVPSAIDAFLHRHGLRNSKIVVGVSGGADSIALMQGLLAVRATHGLRLHAAHLNHQLRGRESEHDALQVEQWMREWNVPLAIESHDVASFAKARKISMEEAARMVRYGFLSQVAEREGAQVVAVAHNADDQVETIVMHFLRGAGLAGLRGMPEVASHPLHPPLRLVRPLLAVPRTAIAAYVQSCGITPREDTTNADTRYLRNRLRHELLPLLESYNPNLRAVLRQNARLIGDDYEYVAQRARGAWTRTVLDETADSVAFSIGGWRQLQPSLKRAMVRQAVARLRPELRTLSAVHVEDALHVADAGHSGSRASLPAGLWLFRDFDAIVIAPKLVQPDMPGATAHAVQLKRAGRTPLAHGWHVEAHLMTREHLPADALQGIDPYEAFLDADQAGEHLTVRARAASDYFRPYGLGGHGKPLRRFLIDAKMPVAWRDRAPLVVGADGAVLWVVGWRIADPACIKPDTRHVLHLRFVKSDYPHHE, from the coding sequence ATGCCGCCATCCGTCCCGTCCGCCATTGATGCGTTCCTGCACAGGCACGGCCTGCGCAACAGCAAGATCGTCGTCGGCGTGTCCGGCGGCGCGGATTCCATTGCGCTGATGCAGGGCTTGCTGGCCGTGCGCGCAACTCATGGCCTGCGACTGCACGCCGCGCACCTCAACCACCAGTTGCGCGGCCGCGAGTCGGAGCACGACGCGCTCCAGGTCGAGCAGTGGATGCGCGAGTGGAACGTGCCGCTGGCGATCGAGTCGCATGATGTCGCGTCGTTTGCGAAAGCGCGGAAGATCTCCATGGAAGAGGCCGCGCGCATGGTGCGCTACGGCTTCCTGTCGCAGGTGGCCGAGCGAGAAGGGGCGCAGGTCGTCGCCGTGGCCCACAACGCCGACGACCAGGTTGAGACCATCGTCATGCACTTCTTGCGCGGGGCCGGGTTGGCCGGCCTGCGCGGCATGCCCGAAGTCGCCAGCCATCCGCTGCACCCGCCGCTGCGTCTGGTTCGCCCGCTGCTCGCTGTGCCGCGCACCGCAATCGCCGCGTACGTTCAGTCGTGCGGCATCACGCCGCGTGAAGACACGACCAACGCCGACACCCGCTACCTGCGCAACCGCCTGCGCCACGAGTTGTTGCCGCTGCTCGAATCGTACAACCCCAACCTGCGCGCCGTGTTGCGGCAGAATGCCCGCTTGATTGGCGATGATTATGAATACGTGGCGCAGCGCGCGCGGGGCGCATGGACGCGCACCGTGCTCGACGAAACGGCCGACAGCGTTGCCTTCTCGATTGGCGGCTGGCGACAACTGCAGCCCAGCCTCAAGCGCGCCATGGTACGGCAGGCGGTCGCCCGCCTGCGCCCGGAACTGCGCACCCTGAGCGCCGTGCACGTCGAGGACGCGCTGCATGTCGCGGACGCCGGGCACAGCGGGTCGCGCGCGTCGCTGCCCGCCGGTCTGTGGCTGTTCCGCGACTTCGACGCCATCGTGATCGCGCCGAAGCTGGTGCAACCGGATATGCCGGGCGCGACGGCACACGCTGTTCAGTTGAAACGCGCCGGCAGGACACCGCTGGCGCACGGCTGGCACGTCGAAGCGCACTTGATGACGCGCGAGCATCTGCCGGCAGACGCCCTGCAAGGCATCGACCCGTATGAGGCGTTCCTGGATGCCGACCAGGCCGGCGAGCACCTGACCGTGCGCGCGCGCGCCGCATCCGACTACTTTCGCCCGTACGGGCTGGGCGGGCACGGCAAACCGCTGCGGCGGTTCCTGATCGATGCGAAGATGCCGGTGGCCTGGCGCGATCGCGCGCCGCTCGTCGTCGGCGCGGACGGCGCCGTGCTCTGGGTCGTTGGCTGGCGCATCGCCGATCCTGCCTGCATAAAGCCCGACACGCGTCACGTGCTGCATCTCCGCTTTGTCAAGTCCGACTACCCGCATCACGAGTGA
- the hpt gene encoding hypoxanthine phosphoribosyltransferase has translation MEVDRDVAEVLVTSEQLKTRIAELGAQVTHDYAGQNPVLVCVLRGAVLFVADLMRSLDMHFDVDFMSVSSYGGKNTQSTGVVRILMDLGTNIENRPVLIVEDIIDTGRTLAYMMTNLQTRRPASIKVCALLDKPTRRQVYVPIAYLGFEIPDKFVVGYGLDFNEHYRNLPYVGVLKPELYA, from the coding sequence ATGGAAGTCGACCGCGACGTAGCCGAAGTGCTCGTCACCAGCGAGCAGTTGAAAACCCGGATCGCCGAGCTCGGCGCACAGGTCACACACGACTATGCGGGGCAGAACCCGGTGCTGGTCTGTGTGCTGCGCGGCGCCGTCCTTTTTGTTGCCGACCTGATGCGCAGCCTCGACATGCACTTCGACGTGGACTTCATGTCCGTATCGTCCTACGGCGGCAAGAACACGCAGTCGACCGGCGTCGTGCGTATCCTAATGGACCTCGGCACCAATATCGAGAACCGCCCGGTGCTGATCGTGGAGGACATCATCGACACGGGCCGCACGCTCGCGTACATGATGACAAACCTACAGACGCGCCGCCCCGCATCGATCAAGGTCTGTGCGCTGCTCGACAAGCCGACGCGCCGGCAGGTCTACGTGCCGATCGCGTACCTCGGTTTCGAGATTCCCGACAAGTTCGTGGTCGGCTACGGGCTCGATTTCAACGAGCACTACCGGAACCTGCCCTATGTCGGCGTGCTGAAGCCGGAACTCTACGCCTGA